The DNA sequence CAACTTCTTAAGGGACGGCCAGTCTGGCTTGTGTCCTCAACTACACATTCCCTAGTCTAGCAGTGTATGGCAGTTCCAGTTGCTGTTTGTATTTGCCCACACTTGGTGTAAGcaggcttttaaaaatgagttattccggagccgggcgtggtggcgcacgcctttaatcccagcactccggaggcagaggcaggcggatttctgagttcgaagccagcctggtctacaaagtgagttccaggacagccagggctatacagagaaaccctgtcttgaaaaaccaaaaaaaaaaaaaaaaaaaaaagttattccaGGGCTACAGGGATACAACAGTCTAGGTGTTTGCCGAACATGCACGAGGCTGAGTTTAATCACTCGTACCCATGTAAAAAGTCTGGGTAATAGTGCTTGCTTAgaaccccagcacaggggagacaGAACAAGACCGAGCTATGTAGGGCTCTACGGCCAGCCAGTCTAGCGTCACTGGCAAGCTTCAGGTTCTGTTGAGAAgccttttcaaaaaacaaaacaacaaaacaccgtGGGGGGTGGCTCCTCAGACTGAGCCTTAGTCGCCCTGCGCGCACATATTCTCTGCGGGAAGTTAAAGTCAGGGACTCTTGTATGTTAAGCATATAGTCTCTCACATAGTAGCGCTGGATCCAACCTCTGTCACGgcttcaatttttatttctctaattgtATTGGTTATTTGTCTTCTGTTACCTGCggaggcaggccaatctctgtgagtctgaggccagcctggtctatagagtgagttccaagacacctGAGGCTACACACAAAGCATGGTTTTGGGCTGGAGGAGGAAATGTCCGGGAGACAGGGAGCAAGAACAGCTCTTGAGGATCAGGGTGATGGAGCAGAGCAGCCAGGtttttgttcttggatttgttgttgttgttgttgttttgtttctcgagacagggtttctctgtatagccctggctgtcctggaactcactctgaagaccaggctgacttcgaactcatccgcctgcctctgcctcccaattgctgggattaaaggcgtgcaccaccaccgcccggcttgttCAAAGTGTGTGCCCCAGAGggggccagttttttttttttttttaagatttatttattaattatgtataagtacactttagctgtcttcagacacaccagaagagggcatcagatctcatgacagatggttgtgagccaccatgttgctgggaattgaactcaagacctctggaagagcagtcagttctcttaaccgctgagccatctctccagcctctgaagcAGCCAGTTTTAAAGCAGTCACAGTAGAGAGAGGCCATGGATGTCCATGAGACATGAAACAGAAGGGACGGTATGGGGACCCTAGAGATATTTTGGAGGGTATGAATACATTATTGATACAGTTGAGCTCTCTGGGGGGAGAGTCaggcatgtctctctctctctctctctctctctctctctctctctctctctctctctctNNNNNNNNNNNNNNNNNNNNNNNNNNNNNNNNNNNNNNNNNNNNNNNNNNNNNNNNNNNNNNNNNNNNNNNNNNNNNNNNNNNNNNNNNNNNNNNNNNNNNNNNNNNNNNNNNNNNNNNNtagccctggctgtcctggaactcactctgtagaccaggctggcctcgaactcagaaatccgcctgcctctgcctcccgggtgctgggattaaaggcgtgcgccaccactcccggcggCGTGTCTCTTTCTACATGGGTCCAAAATTGCTTGAAAGAACCAAGAGACCTTGACGAAGGTAGTGTGGTAGCTAATCTCGCCTTCGTGGGAAACCAGTCTCTGAGCATGTCTCTAAGGGATGGCCTAGATTAAGTTGAGGTGGGCTGGCCCACCCTAAGTGTGTTTCATGAGTTAGATTCTTGACTGAATGAGAAGGACTGAGCCGAGTGTGAGCATGCATCGTTCTCCTCTCTGTGACCCCAAACGctatgtgaccagctgcctcaaacGTACGCACACGTCTTCCCACCATCCTGGACTGTACCTGGCCTTTGAACCACAGGAAACCCTTCTTTAAGTTTCCTTTGCCATGTGCTTGTCAAAGCAATGGCAGCCAACTAAAACAACCATCAGCACGGCTGTTTCTAAGACTGGACCGGAGGGTCTTACggcttctctgatgaggaaaGCCGAAGGAAGAGCGCCCAGGCTTTCTTATCAGAAAAGGGTTTCTGATCTACATGTGGGATCACAAAGAGGAGGCAGTCTGAGGCTAATGCTCCATTAAAACATGGAGTCAGAGAGGCCggagaggaggctcagtggttaggagcactggatcTGCCAAAGAAACAAGAGTACAGATACCGGCACTTCCGTGTAAGcgcaccacctgtaactccaattccagggatctgccgccctcttctggtcttctgtCGGTACTGCATGCAGGTGGTGTACAGATATCCATGCAGTCAAAACGctcataaaagtaaaatagtaatgattaaaaaagtttttaaaaagcggAGATGGCTAAGTGGGATGGCTCAGCGTTAAGAACATTCATATCCCTTCCAGAAgatttgagtttgattcccagtactcatgtcaggcacctcacaactgcctgtaacttccaCTCCAGGGGGATCCAACTcctttggtctctgtgggcacctgcactcaatcactctcaatctctctctcccccccctcacacacacactcacacacagaatttaaaaattgagccttcgggcatggtggcgcatgcctttaatccctggcactctggaggcagaggcaggcggatttctgagcttgaggccagcctgatctacagagtcccaggacagccagggctacacagagaaaccctgtctcaaaaaaccaaccaactaaaccaAACCAGACGAACAAACGAAACCCACCACGACCAATTGAGCCACACTGCTCCTTGTAGTTCAGCTCATgtttaactgctgacccatcctAGTTCACTTAACTGAATTTGAATTTGCTTAGTGTCCAGAATTTCATATTCTGAGAAATGAATATTGGAGCTGGGGGGATGGCTCCGCGGTTAACAGTActagttcctgctctgacttccttcagcgtTGGACTCcgatgtggaactgtaagccagataaactctTCCTCGACTCACTTTTAGTCATGGTGATTCATCATATCCCTAGAGACCCTAACTAGCACAGAGTCCCACTCTAcagtccagactggctttgaactcagcagTAACCTGCTTGCCTCCACCTTTTGAACACTGAGACTATGGACATGAgccgccatgcccagcttcagAAATCTTAACCGAGTTATAAAGAGTAACCATCACTGGGCTAgcggtggctcagtcagtaaaggtaCTCTCCAAAAGGGTGTCAAATGTGGGTGaaaccccagaactcagggtAGAAGAGGACTGACCCCCGCAAATTGTTCCGACTCCAACACAAGTGCTGTGGTGGTATGTGCCCGCCTCCCATCCCCAAACAGGTAAATCGTAATGAGAGTAACATCACTAGGACTGAAAAACACTTCAGACTTCCTGGTGAAGACCCGTCTCTTTGGGGGTTCCTACTGAAGTTATCAGGAAACATAGGCAAACCTGAGGTGAAGGACGTTCTACAGTAACTGGAAGTGTGCTCCAAACATGCCAAAATTGGGAAAGCTAGCCTGAACTGGTCCAGAGGGGAGGACCAAACAGCTAGGTGTGTACGACAGAAGGCTGTATCCTGGAACAGGATCAAACATTTCAACTTTGTACACAGGAAAACACTGAGAAAGTTGTCCAAATATTAATAAAGTTTAGAGATTAAAGTATGTCATGAACAGCCATTTGCTAACAGTGTATCATCCTGTTGCTCAGACTAAActcctgcaaaacaaaacaaaactgtctatAAGgaacatgattaaaaaaaaaaaaacaaccaaaccttAAATGGGGAGCTCTgaatgtgtttgtgcacacatctATGTAAAACTCCAAAAATTATTATACAATCACGAAAGCTGTAGTGGACACGTTTGATTACTCAAAATGTCATGGAAAACTTTGAGAGTTCTCTGCTGTCTTTCCGTTACAGGTCCCATGTCTTGCTGTCAGTGGACAGCAACCACTGGTAACCGTGACCACAGCTCCACTGGACACCGCATTAAAGCGAGGCTAAAAACGGAGAAGTTGACATCTCCCTGGCCCGATGGTGGAATTCCCAACTGGATAGACAGTCTCATGAGCTGTTTCTGGAGCCTTTCCTTGATGTTTGGCTCTTGTTGTGATTCTGAGATTCTAATATTCTGTGAAGGAAAATGCCTAAGCCAGGCTTCTAAAAACTAGGAGGTATGTACGTACCAGGTCCACTCTGActacatgggctggagagatggctcagaggtttagagcactgactgctcttccagaggtcctgagttcaggtcccagcatccacatggtagctctcaaccatctgtaatgggatccgatgccatcttctggggtgtctgaagacagcgacattacactcacatacataaaataaattctttaaaaaaagaaaagaaagagttcatGTACAAAATAGGTCTTATTTCTCTAGGGAATGTGTCAtgctgaggaaggggaggaagggaggaacacCGTGTGGCAGTAGCGTGGCTCAGGAACATCCTCTGTCCTCAGGCAAGCACGACACACATTGATTGGGCTTCTAGTCATGGAATAGTTCCATTCCTGCAAGAACTTTGAGCACCTCTTCACAACTTGACCTGCTATGCTAGCAGGTAGGCAGTCTATGCTAAAGGGCAGCGAACTCTGGCAAAGCTAGGGAAGTTCCTGAAAAGGgccagaaagcaaacaaaaaaactctagTGTTGTGGAGCATGTGCTATCTGTGACGGTGCTTAATTCTGACGTGCGTGCGACACCTGCTAGAGATCTGAAAGCAAATGGGCGAGGGTGTGTTCTAGCAAAGGTTTATTTACTGAAAGAGGCTAAATCTGGTCTGGTTGGCGTGTGTCATGTGACACTCTCATACCTACCTAGTAGCTAGGGAACTTTCTGGGGACAGATAAGTTGTACCTGAGCTTTCTCCCTGTTCAGAGCTTAAAGGCACAGCTCTGGAAAAATGAAGAGATTAGTGAGctggtacagtgtgtgtgtgtgtgtgtgtgtgtgtgtgtgtgtacctagaAAGTTCTGGGTTTCAGGCAGATTAAATacccagaaatcctcctataGTTCAGTCTGAGCAGGGTTTTGGCATCAGATGTAAACAAAAGGGCACAGTGGAGAAACTGCCAACATGAAACATGAAAGCTCCATTATTGGGggataaggatttttttttcaagacagggtttctctgtgtagccctggctatcctggaactcactttgtaggccaggctggcctcaaactcagaaatctgcctgcctctgcctccggagtgctgggattaaaggcgtgcgccaccacgcccggctgatgaTTTTATTGTGCATAAGAAAGGGAAACTATTGGGAGGCATCTGGAGCCCAGAGCTGAGAGAGAAAGCAGCCTGCATAAGGCTCCTTCTCCCTAGGGAAGTGAGAGAGCCGGAGAGAGCacgggcggggcggggggggggtaatgAGACCAACAGGAGTCGGGGATGCATAAGGCATAAGAGAGCTGGGGTCCGAGGTGAGAAGCGGGGCCAGGAGCGTTGATATGTGTAGCAACTGTTGAGAAGGGGCTGAGGGGGCCTGGAGGGTGGGATGGTTTCTCATAAGCAGACACAGGTATATGTCAGTGGAGCCAGTTGTCCCTTCTGCCGGAGGTAAGGGTGGAAAATGACTTCTTTTGGCAGATGGGAAACAGCGTCACAAGTTCCTAAGGAATCCTGGCTTTCATCTAAGTGCCAGAAATCCTCCTATAGACCaatgtgggctcatttctggatatttggacTGCCTGGGACAGAACAGGGGGTACTCCAAAGAAGATGATGGGAACATGTGTGAAAAGATGGCCTGGAACCTGCGGCCACAGAGCCGAACTATTTAGAAAGCGCTTCTGGGGTCCTGCCCCCGAGACACAGAAGCTGGAGGACTTGGCTTGAGGCTCAGCAGAGCGGTGAGGGGGACGCTAACCTGACTCAAGCTATGAATGAACACAGGACTACAGGAAGCTCTGGTGTAAGACATCAGGTGGGACGGGACAGCAactgcagtatttttttttttttttttttttttttggtttttccagacagggtttctctgtatagctctggctgtcctggaactcacttggtagaccaggctggcctcgaactcagaaatccgcctgcctctgcctcccgagtgctgggattaaaggcctgcgccaccaggccctgCTGCACCTGCAGTATTACCCCAAGGAAGATGGCAATTGGATCTGAAAATCATTCACCTAATTCTTACATAAACAATCAATAACAGACTCTGAATCTGAACTCACTCCCTATGACTGAATgctaaataacaacaacaaaaaaatctctgaGGTTATTGCCAGTCAAAAAGGTCACAAATACCTGTTTTCACACCCTTTGATTACAATAATAAATTCTGAACACTTAGCCTTTGTCATCTTTTCCTTCTAACCTACATGAGTCTGTTTTCAAACCATAACACAACAAAATGCAGATGAGAAGTCACACGGTGGCAGCAACAGCAGGGCAGCCTTGAAGAGCATTCCAAAGGAGGTCCCGGGTTCTATGGCAGCTGGACACAGTAATCAGTGAACTGGCTCCCTGGCTGGGTTCGAGGGCCAGAAGAACCAGAGGACCCCCGGCTAGTCATTCCTCCCAGCCTCCAGGCTACTCTGTGTGAATCAGCTGGTGTTTAGCCAACTTGGACCACTGGCTGAAAGCCTTCCCACAAGCAGGGCAGGCGTAGGGCTTCACTCCACTGTGATTGCTTCGGTGTTGGGTAAGGACAGAACACTACTGAAGATCCTGCCACAGTCACTGCACTGATAGGGCCTCTCGCCAGTGTGGACTATTTGGTGTTGAATGAGATGTGAGCTCTGGCTGAAGCCATTACCACACTCAACACACATGTAGGGCCTCTCCCTGGTGTGCACTTTCTGGTGGTGAATGAGATTTGAACTTCGGTTGAAGGTTTTACCACACTGGTTACATTCATGAGGTTTCAACCCGTTATGAATCAGCTGGTGCTGAATGAGGGTTGAGCTCTGGCTGAAGGTCTTCCCACATCTGGTACATTCATAAGGTTTTTCCCCAGTGTGGACTCGATGGTGAAGGACGAGGTTAGAGCTACGACTGAAGGTCTTCCCACATCTGGTACATTCATAAGGTTTTTCCCCAGTGTGGACTCGATGGTGAAGGATGAGGTTAGAGCTACGACTGAAGGTCTTCCCACATTCCTGGCACTCATAGGGCTTGTCTCCCGTGTGTACACCCTGATGTTGGATGAGGGCGGAGCTGTGGCTGAAAGCTTTCCCACAGACACTACACCGGTACGGCTTCTCTCCCGGGTGAGTGATTTGGTGCTTCCAGAGCACGGAGCTGTAactaaaggctttcccacacacGGCGCATGCGTGAGGCTTCTCACCGGTGTGAACTCTCTGATGCTGCTTAAGGCTAGAACTCTGgctaaaggctttcccacactcacAGCACggataaggtttctctccagtgtgaaccCTGTGATGCTTAATGAGTTTTGAGATGCGGCTGAATGAGGTTTGATGCTTGCCACACTCTTTACACgcgtaaggtttctctccagtgtgaaccATCTGAGGTTGCCTGAGGTGTGCACTCTGGCTAAAGGCTTTTTCCCACACCCACTGCATTCACCTGTGTGAACCCTGTGGTGTTTGGTGAGGTTCGAGCTCCGCCTGGAATGGATTCTTTGATGCTGGAGGTCTGAGCTCCGCCTAAAAGTCTCGCCACATTCACTGCATTCATACTGCTTTTCGATTGTGTGAGCCTCTTGGTGTTTTTGAAGGCTCGAGTTCTGGCTGAAGGTTTTTCCGCAATCGTTACACACATGATCCTCATTGTGGTGGTGAACCTGATGCCTGTCAAAGTCTGTGTGCCCCACAAAGACTTCTGTACGCTCGCCACCCTGGCAGGCTTTCACAGGTAGGCAGGGTTGCCAGTGGTTTTTAAGAACAGAGTTTTGTCTAAAGGCCTTGCCACATTCGGAACACATTAAAGACTTCTCTCCCGAGTTGGCTCCCCGATGCTGACCAATGTCAAGGTTTCCCCTGAACACTTTCCCACACTCAGTACATCTTAATGGGCTTTCAGCTGTAGGAAGTCCCTCCGGGTCATTTATCCATTGTGCTGAATGTTCTCTGAGGTGTAGAATGGACGTGGCCTCTCTTCTGTAGAGATTCCCTGACACTCTAATGGACTTGGGCTCAAGCTAAGGTTTTTGTCCAAACCATTACAAATCAGACCTTTCTCCCCTAAAGGGGCTCTTGAGGAACCTGGTCACTGGTGTGAGGTCTCCCTACCAGTAGAGGGGCTGGAGCAGGCTCTCAGCTTCAGAGACATTCCAGTCCCTTTCTAATTGTTCACCAGGGAGCCCTCCAAACTTAGGAGATGGAGAAACATGACCAATGAATGACTGTTGGTATTTCTGTCTGTGATTCCAAATCTTCAGAAACGCGATCCTTGGGATAAAACTCCTTCTCTTCACTGCTGCAATCTGAAACAACACACATTTAGTCAAAGGAAGGACTGCTGTGACTGGagcagggaaagagacagaccTACAGATATGCTGGCCTCGCCCCTATGGAGGAAGCAATGGGAGCAGGGAACCCGCCATCTTATGGGAAGACCAAGGGAGCCCCACACTGATGAGACTGCATAGGAGCTGAAGACTGGCAAGAACCAGCTGTCCTTTCTAGGACTCTACACATCAAGGATGCAGTTTCCGTTTGCCCCTTGGCTCAGGACAAGATTCTGAGCACCCTTCAGCTGCCCCTTCAGACCCCACTCAGCAAACTCTATTGGCTCTACCTAAAAATAGAATAAGATATAAAACAAGTAACATTTGATAttgttaattatataatataaatgtatatattaaatatgataCGCcatcatatataatatagattaatatattattaatataagcatataaaatatgaaataaaggcACCAGGTACTCTTTACCTTTCCCCCATGTAAAAGGaagtacaggcacacacacaagttttaaaaaatttaccaTGTGTGCATGCCATGATGCGCATGTGGGAGTTACAGGAGAACTTACTGAAGTCGGTTCTCtcattccttctgtttcagcttcCTAAGTACTAATTGCAGGTTTGTCCCTGGCATATCTGCAGGTCATGttcatctgtatgtgtgtgcctgagtttatggatgtgcaccatgtgtgtgcaggtgtccacagGGGTTAGAAGAAGacactggatgtcctggaactggagttacaggcatctgggagctgcctgatgtaggtgctgggacccaaatcTGGTGGTCTTACCATTGAGCTATTTCTCCCACGtctatatacattatttttaaaatgactcttAAGAACTTGGGATACGGTTCAGTGGGAGCGCCTGCTTAGCAAGCACAAGGGTCTCTTTCCACCCCGAGCTCTCAATAGAAAACCGCAGGGTGAGTGAGTTGCGCCTGTAATCTAGTGTTTGGAGGGCTGATGCAGGAAGACCGTCACACATTCGAGGGGAcagtggtctacacagtgagctcaaggaacctgggttacagagtgagggCCAAGCTCCTCAAGTCCAACCGTAGCTTACAGGCTCAAAAAGCTCTGACTAAGATGAGATGTCACTGGAGTGGACCAAGAGACAGGGCAGTAGGGAAGGAACTTTCTAGCTTGAGCCATTACTTACTGAGTGTTTTATTAGGAAACGATAGTGAGCCCACACAGATGTGAGTGCGCACGCCCTTAATAccagctctgggaggcagagacaggtgaaccTCTGggcaaggccaatctggtctccatagagagttccaggacagccagggcctacagagtgagacactgtctcaaaacaacagcaacaaaagactGAATCCACTATTCTGACCatggtggcaaatacctttaaattcagtactcaggagacacaggcagcCAGGGGCACAGAGaccctgcagacagacagacagacagacagacagaacaaagTATGgtagattttattcatttttttatataggACCCCAGTATGTGGTTTTgtctagcttcaaactcactaaaACCAgattaaccttgaactcagaggtccacctgcctctgcctcctcctgcatGCCGGAAttttacaggtatgtgccaccatggccaagtagctagttttctttttctttttctttttaaagtgtgtataTCAGGGGACATTTTTGCCTGCATATCtatctgtgtatcacatgtgtggcATGCCTGAGAGGTCAGAAGGGGGTGTTGGATCCTCTTGAACTAGAGCTATAGTCTGTTTTtagttgtcatgtgggtgctaggaagcaCGCAGGTCCTCTGGATGAATAATCAATATTTATAACCACTAAGCGTCTCCCCAAGCCTGTAAACTGTGTTTGTTTTCAGACCGTCTAGAACAGTGGTTATCAACCTATGGATCAAGAACCCCTTTGGGGGCCCCCTATcaaatacttacattatgattcataatagtggcaaaattacagttatgaagtaacaatgaaacaaagactattagaaagagaaaccctgccggggcgtggtggcgcacgcctttaatcccaacacttgggaggcagaggcaggcagatttctgagttcgaggacgcTTTATTGGGGTCTATTGTGGGGCTTTCAAGGACCTTCTTATGCTTTAAACAAGACATGAGACTTCTATATAGTTTAAAGCTGTTGGCCTTTAGCTAGGGCAGACTCTGCTAGCTTCTAACTTAACCTGACTTCCGGCCTGGCCCAGCCACCTAGATAGCCCTTTCATTCCCTGCTCCTTCTGTGTCTGCTtagatactcctgcctctgtttGCATTCCTTGTCTCTCTGCCCGCCCAGTAGTTCCGCCCCCATACTTCCGCCCCCAGCTATTGGATGTCAGGTCTTTATTATAACCAATCAGCAGTAAGATCATGCTAGGCCGTCTCTTAGGTCGCCCAAGGCATTCCTCAATGCTTGACCTTCATCTTTTGGGAAGGTTTGGAAGACAAACCTTTACAAAATAGGAAACCTGGGGATGGGCCAAAGAAATGACAATACCAAAATCCTGCCAGCACTTAGCTCTCTGCCTGTACAGAATTAACAACTGGAAATACAGAGACATCCCTTAATACAACAGGGGTCTAACTGGCATACAGCTTGTTATAGGTATTTCAGGTGTGTGATTATGCATACTTTGTCATAGACTTACTCTTGGGAAAGTGGCCCtgtgttaattatttttctgttgctgtgatgaaacaggGCACAGTATATATGTCGCTATTCCGAAAGTGTGGAATAGAGGCATAGCGAAGAAATACTGAAATACAAAACAGGATTAGAAGCCCGTAGGGAAAACACCAAATCCTGTAGCTCCATGTCTGGTATCTGTAGTTCCAGGGCTAGACCGCTATGATAGCTTttgctattcttggttgtcaaaatgacaaccaacatcTGGAATTATCCTAAACCTCAAGGGGTAAGGAATTCCTGTAAggaatttttcttgatttttcgtttgaggtgggaagatgcacctttaatctgggccacgtCTTCGGGTGGCTGCCTATATAATtgtcatggaagaaggaagtt is a window from the Mus pahari chromosome 17, PAHARI_EIJ_v1.1, whole genome shotgun sequence genome containing:
- the LOC115065686 gene encoding zinc finger protein 16-like yields the protein MCSECGKAFRQNSVLKNHWQPCLPVKACQGGERTEVFVGHTDFDRHQVHHHNEDHVCNDCGKTFSQNSSLQKHQEAHTIEKQYECSECGETFRRSSDLQQPQMVHTGEKPYACKECGKHQTSFSRISKLIKHHRVHTGEKPYPCCECGKAFSQSSSLKQHQRVHTGEKPHACAVCGKAFSYSSVLWKHQITHPGEKPYRCSVCGKAFSHSSALIQHQGVHTGDKPYECQECGKTFSRSSNLILHHRVHTGEKPYECTRCGKTFSRSSNLVLHHRVHTGEKPYECTRCGKTFSQSSTLIQHQLIHNGLKPHECNQCGKTFNRSSNLIHHQKVHTRERPYMCVECGNGFSQSSHLIQHQIVHTGERPYQCSDCGRIFSSVLSLPNTEAITVE